Sequence from the Segatella copri genome:
TAAATTAGAGTTTTAAATTCAAAGAAAAGGTTTCTGTTTAAACGATATGTCTGAATTGAAACCTTTTTTGTTTGTTATCTAACCCTCTGAAAGTTCCTTTTCTTTATCTTTGCAACCAGATTCTGTTAAGTAAGTCAAACAGTTATTTAAAAAACGAAACAATAACAATATAAACCTTAATTCCGCAACACTATAGTTTAATATTATTTATAAGTGCCTGAGCAACAAAAAAGTTACCCAGGATTTTGCCATGTCAGAATTTTCACTTACCTTAGTGTTGCGAAAAGAAGACAAGCAAAACTCTAATATGACATGGCAAAGATACAAATAAAATCTGAGAAACTCACTCCTTTTGGGGGAATTTTTTCGATTATGGAGCAATTTGATGCTCTTTTAGCTCAAACCATAGATTCCACCTTGGGATTGAGATGCACTATGTTTGGTTATCAATATAGCGAGATTCTACGCTCTCTGATGTGCGTATATCTTTGTGGTGGCTCATGCATTGAGGATGTTACAACTCACCTGATGAAACATTTGTCTCTTCATCCAACTCTTCGCACTTGCAGCGCAGACACCATATTACGTGCTATCGAAGAACTGACTTTTAAGAGCATCACCTATAAGTCTGCTTCTGGCAAATCCTATGATTTCAATACTGCAGACAAGATGAACTGCTTACTGGTCAATGCCCTGCTTGCTACTGGTCAATTGAAATCCGGTCAAGAGTATGATTTTGACTTTGACCATCAGTTCATTGAAACAGAGAAGTATGATGCAAAACCAACCTACAAGAAGTTCTTGGGCTATAGTCCAGGCGTAGCTGTCATTAACGACATGATTGTTGGTATTGAAAATAGAGACGGCAACACAAACGTACGCTTCAACCAAAAAGAAACTTTGGAAAGAATCTTCAAGCGATTGGAGGCTTCGGAAATATATATTTCTCGTGCCCGCATGGATTGCGGCTCATGTTCGGAGGAAATCGTAGATATGGTAGAGGCTCATTGCAGGCATTTTTATATTCGTGCCAACAGATGCTCTTCTTTCTACGATTCCATGTTTGCCTTAACTGGATGGAAAACTGTTGAAATCAACGGTATTGAGTTTGAGTTGAATTCTATCCTTGTTGAGAAATGGAAAGGAAAACCGTATCGTCTTGTCATACAGAGACAAAGGCGAATAGATGGAGACCTTGACATTTGGGAAGGCGAATATACCTACAGATGTATACTGACTAACGATTACAAGTCGAGTGCAAGAGACATCGTGGAATTCTACAATCTTCGTGGTGGCAAGGAACGCATCTTCGATGACATGAACAATGGCTTTGGCTGGAATCGATTGCCAAAATCGTTCATGGCACAGAATACTGTATTCCTGCTTATGACAGCTCTCATCAGAAACTTCTACAAAGCTATTATGCAGAGATTGAAAACCCATGAATTTGGATTGCGTGCCACCAGCAGAATCAAGACCTTTGTTTTCAAGTTCATCTCTGTTCCTGCGAAATGGATTAAGACATCACGTAGGCATGTATTGAACATTTACTCAGACAACAATGCTTATGCCAACCTGTTCAAGACAGACTTTGGTTAAAGACCATGCTTTTCTGGTTAAACCAGCGTATTACCTCAAGTCGCTTTATGGGGTAAGGGGATTTTGTGTCTGCGACATTTCTGTTGTGCAAGAAATATGTACAATAAAATGAATTTTGTCGCTTTGCAAGCAAAATCCCACTAAACCCTATAGGTTGCGGATTTGAGGATAAACCCTAAAATCCGCAACTATCATCCAATACACGATTAAGGGTAGATTTATGAGTCGTTAGTAGCAGCTTTCAGTAAAAAGCAACAGCACAACATCAATATGTAGCCACCATCCCCTTACCCCACGATGCGACTTGAGGTAATACGCAGATTCAAACCGGAAAGAAAGGATTCTTATCCGAATTCTGTTTTGAAGGGTTTTGCATAAGCTCGGTTCTCTGTGTAGATATTCAGCACGTATTGCCTTGCAGTCATGATCCACTTGGCAGGTACGGAGATGAATCTGAAGACAAAAGCCTTTATGCGACTCGTTTTCTTGAGCCCAAAAGCCTTGGTGTCAAGCCTGCTCATGATGGTCTTGTAGAAATTGTGTATCAATGCAGTAAGCAGAAGAAAGACAGTATTCTCCGCCATGAATGACTTGGGGAGCCTGCTCCAACCGAATCCGTTGTTCATGTCGTCAAAGATACGTTCCTTGCCGCCACGCAGATTGTAGAATTCAACAATGTCCCTTGTCGATGACTTGTAATCGTTGGTCAGAATACAACGGTAAGTGTATTCGCCTTCCCACAGGTCAAGGTCGCCACTGTTGCGTCTTTGTCTCTGGATGACAAGACGATAGCACTTGCCTTCCCATTTCTCAACGAGAATGGAATTGAGTTCGAACTGGATGCCGTTAATCTCCTCCGTCTTCCATCCTCTCAGAGCAAAGATGTCATTGTAGAGCGAACTGCATCGGTTGGCACGGATGTAGAAATGTTTGCAATGCTTCTCTATCTCACTGACGATTTCCTTCGAGCAGGAACCGCAGTCTGCCCTGAAGCGATTTACACGGATGTTCTGGGATTCCAGAAGAGCGAAGAATCTCTTATGGGTGTCTGCCTGATGAAAACGCACATTCGTGTTACCATCGCTGTTCTCGATATAGACTATCTTGTCACCGATAACATATACGCCAGGCCTGTAGCCGAGGAACTTTTTGTAGGTCGGTTTTGCATCATACTTCTCCGTTTCAAGGAACTGATGGTCAAAGTCAACATCGTATTCCTCAATTTCCTTCAACTCGCCTGTAGAAACCAAAGCGTTTATAAGCAATGTGTTGAGTTTGTCTGCAGTATTGAAATCATAGGTCTTGCCTTGGTCGGAAGTATAGGAGATGTTTTCCTGTGTCAGTTCCTTGATGGCTCTGAGGATGGTATCAGAGCTGCATGTACGAAGGGTAGGATGATACGAGAGATGGCGCATCAGTTGTGACGTTACATCTTCCACGCATGAGCCGCCACAGAAATAAACGCTCATCAGCGAACGGACTATCTCGCTGAACTGATATCCGAAGATACTGCTGCATCTCTGACCCAGTGTTGAGTCGATAACGGGTGAAAGCATGGAGTCAAATTTCTCCATGATTGAAAAAATTCCTCCAAAAGGTGTGAGTTTCTCAGATTTAATTTGTATTTTTGCCATGTCATATTAGAGTTTTGTTTGTTTTCTTTTTGCAACACTAAGATAAGTGAAAATTCTGACATGGCAAAATCCTGGGCAACTTTTTGTTGCTCAGGAACTTATAAATAAAGTTAAATTATAGTGTTGCGGAATTAAGGATACCTATACTCATGGCAGTTATTCAGATGTGACAGAGTATTACGATATAGCGTTGAATAAAAATGGTTATATCGTCAACATGAAAACCCGCAGTACAGATCAGTCTGATAATGAAGAAAATAAAGGCGAGGCGTGGTTCTCTTACGATTCCAAGGGACACCTGACTAAGATTGCCAGTTCTGGCACAGATGTATATTACGAGGATGGCGAGAAGGTAACAGAGAAGTATTCCTTGGAGTATAATTTGTCTTGGTCTAATGGTAAACTCACCCAAATCGTATGCAATGGAAGCGAAGATGGAGAGAAATTTACCGATACAGCTACATTTGAGTATGGTGACAACACCTATCCTAATATCACCAAGCAATGGACAGACAACTATATGGCAGATATGATAGAAGATATGGAGTTCTTGTTCTATGTTGGGTATTTTGGTGTAGCTGGCGATTATCATCCTGTGTCTGCTTCCCAGCATGATAGTGATGGCGAGACTTCTACTTTCAAGTATAGCTACGAATTTAATGACGATGGTTCCGTAAAGGCTTCCAAGTGTAAATACAATAACAGTAGATATTGGACAACGGATAATTATACTTATATGAGTAAATAAAAGAACGGGAGAGTGTGTTTCTATTGAAAAATGCACTCTCTTTGTGCTTTTCTGGAAGATTTTTTGGCAAAAAACTTGTGGATGTGTAGTAAAACCTCAAATCCGCAACCTATAGGGTTTAGTGGGATTTTGCTTGCAAAGCGACAAAATTCATTTTATTGTACATATTTCTTGCACAACAGAAATGTCGCAGACACAAAATCCCCTTACCCCATAAAGCGACTTGAGGTAATACGCTGGTTTAACCAGAAAAGCATGGTCTTTAACCAAAGTCTGTCTTGAACAGGTTGGCATAAGCATTGTTGTCTGAGTAAATGTTCAATACATGCCTACGTGATGTCTTAATCCATTTCGCAGGAACAGAGATGAACTTGAAAACAAAGGTCTTGATTCTGCTGGTGGCACGCAATCCAAATTCATGGGTTTTCAATCTCTGCATAATAGCTTTGTAGAAGTTTCTGATGAGAGCTGTCATAAGCAGGAATACAGTATTCTGTGCCATGAACGATTTTGGCAATCGATTCCAGCCAAAGCCATTGTTCATGTCATCGAAGATGCGTTCCTTGCCACCACGAAGATTGTAGAATTCCACGATGTCTCTTGCACTCGACTTGTAATCGTTAGTCAGTATACATCTGTAGGTATATTCGCCTTCCCAAATGTCAAGGTCTCCATCTATTCGCCTTTGTCTCTGTATGACAAGACGATACGGTTTTCCTTTCCATTTCTCAACAAGGATAGAATTCAACTCAAACTCAATACCGTTGATTTCAACAGTTTTCCATCCAGTTAAGGCAAACATGGAATCGTAGAAAGAAGAGCATCTGTTGGCACGAATATAAAAATGCCTGCAATGAGCCTCTACCATATCTACGATTTCCTCCGAACATGAGCCGCAATCCATGCGGGCACGAGAAATATATATTTCCGAAGCCTCCAATCGCTTGAAGATTCTTTCCAAAGTTTCTTTTTGGTTGAAGCGTACGTTTGTGTTGCCGTCTCTATTTTCAATACCAACAATCATGTCGTTAATGACAGCTACGCCTGGACTATAGCCCAAGAACTTCTTGTAGGTTGGTTTTGCATCATACTTCTCTGTTTCAATGAACTGATGGTCAAAGTCAAAATCATACTCTTGACCGGATTTCAATTGACCAGTAGCAAGCAGGGCATTGACCAGTAAGCAGTTCATCTTGTCTGCAGTATTGAAATCATAGGATTTGCCAGAAGCAGACTTATAGGTGATGCTCTTAAAAGTCAGTTCTTCGATAGCACGTAATATGGTGTCTGCGCTGCAAGTGCGAAGAGTTGGATGAAGAGACAAATGTTTCATCAGGTGAGTTGTAACATCCTCAATGCATGAGCCACCACAAAGATATACGCACATCAGAGAGCGTAGAATCTCGCTATATTGATAACCAAACATAGTGCATCTCAATCCCAAGGTGGAATCTATGGTTTGAGCTAAAAGAGCATCAAATTGCTCCATAATCGAAAAAATTCCCCCAAAAGGAGTGAGTTTCTCAGATTTTATTTGTATCTTTGCCATGTCATATTAGAGTTTTGCTTGTCTTCTTTTCGCAACACTAAGGTAAGTGAAAATTCTGACATGGCAAAATCCTGGGTAACTTTTTTGTTGCTCAGGCACTTATAAATAATATTAAACTATAGTGTTGCGGAATTAAGGTAAACATAAAAATGAAAAGGAACTTTTTGAAATTTAGCCTCTTTTTAATAGGCGTCTTCACATGTCTCTCATGCGAAGCAAGTACGTTGCACTCATCCAACGGTTCTGATGGCGTAGGCGAATCCATACCTACTGCCCAGCAATGGAATAAAGACGTTGTGGGGTGGAATCTTGGCAACGAATTCGAGTGTTCAGCTCCTGGACAGGATGGTGAGTCGATGCAGATTGGCAACCCTGATGGTTCTATCCATGCAGAGACAGCCTGGGGCAATCCCGTTGTTACCAAGAAGATGATACAAGCTGTGAAGAAGGCAGGTTTCAATGCCATCCGTATTCCAATCCGTTGGCAGTGCCACATTACCAACGCTCAGGCGATGAGCATCGACAAGGCTTGGATTGCCCGTATCAAGGAGGTGGTGGGCTGGTGCCTTGACAATGGTTTGAAGGTTATCATCAATGTGCATCATGAAAAATGGCTCGAAGGTCGTCCTACTTATCAATATAAGGAAGAAAACTGCCAGAAGCTTGCGCTCCTCTGGATGAATATCGCCTCTGAGTTTGCCAATTATGACAGTCGCTTGGCTTTCGCCGGTACCAATGAGGTTCACATCAGGGACAACTGGGGCAAGCCTAGTGCCGAGAACCTCGAAGTGCAGAATGCTTACAATCAGATATTCGTGGATATGGTTCGTGCCACAGGCGGCAACAATGCCAAGCGCCACCTCATCTTACAGACTTACGTTTGTAACCCATGGTTTGGCATAGAGAATGGAGATTTCATCATTCCGAAGGATGCCGAAGGCAATGGCAACAACTATATGAGTGTGGAATTTCACTACTATCAGCCATGGAGCTACGCCGGCGATTGCACCTACGATTACTGGGGTGATGCCTACAAGGATGCTGGCAAGATACCTGCAGAAAACGAGAAGACGATGACGGATTTCTTCGACAAGGCGGTGAATACCTGGAGCAACAAAGGACTGGGTATCGTAATAGGAGAGTGGGGAGTAACCGATCACTATAAGTCAAACTCAGAGAAAGTGCATGAAAACATGACCTACTACTGTAAGTTCTTGACTACGGAGGCTCGCAAACGAGGCTTCTCTACTTTCGTTTGGGACAACAACTACTTCGGCAACGGCTCTGAGAAGTATGGCATCTTCGACCGTTTCAAGAGTATGAAGGTGAATGCTCCTTGGATTCTCGAAGGAATCTTTGGGAAAGAATAATGTTAAACTAAAAACAAAAATATCAATTATGAGAAAGAAAACTATGTTTCTCGGCCTGCTCGGTGCAGGTTTGATGTGGATGCCTGCTTCTGCCATTCTCGCTGCCCAGATGAACAATGCTGCGATGAGCGTTCAGCAGAACCAAGGCATCAAGGGTACAGTGGTGGATGCCACTGGCGAAACCTTGATTGGCGCTAGCGTGAAGGTGGCTGGTACAACCAACGGTGCCGTTACCGATATTGATGGTAACTTTACGTTGAACTGCAAGCCTGGAGCAACGCTCGAAGTGAGCTATATCGGTTACAAGACGATGACCGTGAAAGCTGCTAATGGCATGAAAATCACGATGCAAGAGGATGGTAAGGCCTTGAATGAGGTCGTTGTTACCGCCCTTGGTATCAAGCGCGACCGCAAGGCTTTGGGCTATGGCTTGGAGGAGGTTAAAGGTGAGGAACTCACCAAGGCGAAGGAAACCAACGTCATCAACTCTCTTTCAGGTAAGGTGGCTGGTCTCGTTGTGCAGAACACCGCTGGCGGTGCTTCTGGTTCTACCCGCGTGCTTCTTCGTGGTAATACAGAAATGGCAGGCAATAACCAGCCTCTTTACGTGGTGGATGGTGTGCCTTTGGATAATACCAACTTTGGCAGTGCTGGTGAAGCTGGTGGTTATGACCTCGGTGATGGTATCTCTGCCATCAATCCTGATGACATTGAGACGATGACCGTATTGAAAGGTCCTGCTGCCTCTGCCCTCTATGGTAGCCGTGCTTCCCATGGTGTTATCTTGATTACGACCAAGAAGGCGGAGAAGGATAGAATTTCCGTGGAGTACAATGGTTCTTATACTATCGATACTCAGTTGGCTAAATGGGATGACATCCAGGAGATATATGGTGCTGGCTACAATGGTGAGCTTCCTAATTCGAGCACTTCTGGTACCAATGCCAGTTGGGGACCTAAGGCCGATGACTTCATGTTCAAGTATTTCGATGGCGAGGAACGTCCATTCATGATGCATCCTAACAATGCTTCTGGTTTCTTCCGTACAGGTTTCACCACCCAGAACTCTGCCATTCTCTCAGTTAATTCCGGTAAGACGGGTATGCGTTTCTCTGTTACCGATATGCGCAACAAGGATATCTTGCCAAATACCAATATGAGTCGTGACAACTTCAACCTCCGTGTGAATACCTCAGCAGGTCCTGTTGACTTCGACTTCACCGCCAACTATACTCGTGAGAAGGTAAAGAACCGTCCTGCCCTTGGTGACTCTCAGAGCAACGTGGGTAAGAACCTCATGACCCTGGCGGGTACCTACGACCAGGCTTGGCTGAAGCACTATGAGGATGCCGACGGCAACTACTCCAACTGGAATGGTAACGATCAGTATAACAAGAACCCATACTGGGATCTCTATAAGAACAGCAATACATCCGACAAGGACGTGTTCCGTTTTACGGGTAAGGCAATCTGGAACATCAACAAGCACTTCAAGTTGCAGGGTACCATCGGTACCGACATCAACAGCATGAACTTCGAGGACTTCATCGCCAAGACAACTCCAGGAACTCCTGCCGGAAAGCTTACCGACCAAATCTTCAACAACCGCACACTTAACGCCGAGATACTCGCCCTCTACAACAACTCATGGGGCGACTTCGATGTCAACGCTACCGCTGGTGGTAACATCTTCAAGGTGAACAACAAGACCACTACTAACATCGGTCTCAACCAGCAGATGAATGGCATCAAGAACATCATGAACTATCAGGAACAGAACACTCGTGAGAGCATGTACAAGAAACAGATCAGCTCTCTCTATGCCAGCGCAAGCCTTGGCTACAAGCATACTTACTATTTGGAGGGAACCCTCCGTGGCGATAAGTCGTCTACGCTCCCTACAAATAATAATACATACGTATATCCATCTGTATCGGGTAGTTTGGTTTTCTCTGAGTTTATCAAGAACAAGAAGTTCATCAATTATGGTAAGATTCGCGCATCTTGGGCAAAGGTAGGTAGCGATACCGATCCATACCTGTTGGCACTCAACTATACCACGGGCAAGTACAGCTACTCGGGTTATACCATCGGTATGATAGCCAACTCAACACAGCCGAACAAGGATTTGAAGCCTACAATGACAGGTTCTTACGAGGTAGGTTTGGAGATGAAGTTCCTTAACGGACGTTTGGGCTTGGATGCCACCTATTACAACCAGAACTCCAAGAACCAGATTTTGAGTTTGGCTTCAACCATCACCTCTGGCTATGCTTACCGCCTCATCAATGCCGGTGAGATTCAGAACCAGGGTGTCGAGATTGCCCTCAATGCCCGTGCCTTGCAGATCAAGGACTTCGCTTGGGACCTGGGTGTCAACTTCTCGAAGAATACCAACAAGGTGAAGTCGCTCGTAGATGGCATGGACTATTTTGAACTTGCCAAGGCCACATGGTGTGGTGTATCAGTAGGTGCTCAGGTTGGCGAGAACTATGGAGCTATCCGTGGACACGACTTCCTCTACAACGACAAGGGACAGGTGGTTGTCGATGCAGCTACTGGTCTTCCAAAGATTGACCAGAAGGTCAAGACCATCGGCAATTCTACTTGGGACTGGACAGGTGGTTTCTACTCAACCTTCAGCTACAAGAACTTCCGCCTCTCTGCATCCTTCGATGTGAAGGTAGGTGCCGACATCTACTCTATGTCCATGCGTTCTGCATACCAGACAGGTAAGGCAAAGGGAACATTGGCAGGCCGTGAGGAGTGGTACACTTCCGAGGAGGCTCGCAAGGCTTCGGGGATGGATCTTGCCGCATGGCGTGAGACTGGTAACTGCAAAGGACTTGTCGTAGAGGGTGTTATCGACAATGGCGACGGTACTTATCGCAAGAACGACATCGCCGTGAACCCTGAAGATTACTGGAAGCATGTGGCAAATGGCGTGCAGAGTGCCTTCGTTTACGACAACTCTTACGTGAAGTGTCGTGAGATTACTTTCGGCTATACCTTCCCAGAGAGCATCCTGGGCAAGTATGTCAAGGGCTTGACCGTATCCTTCGTGGCTCGTAACCCATTCATTGTTTGGAAGAACATTCCTAACATCGACCCAGACTCCAGCTACAACACCTCAGGTCTAGGTCTGGAATATGGTTCCCTGCCATCTCGCAAGAGTTATGGTTTGAACGTGAACGTGAAGTTCTAGTCTCGAAAAAATGAATCAATTTCTTTAGAAGAGTTCTAATATATAATAAGGTAAGAAAATGAACAATATAATCAAGAAATATATAGGTAAGAGCAGCCTGATGATGGCTTTCGCCCTGATGGCAACCGGCACTGCGATGACTTCTTGCTCTGATGATACCTTGAGCAACATCAATACCGACAAGACCAAGGTGAACGAGCTCGACCCTAACGCACAGTTGACAACAGCTTTGTTGCAGACTTACGGTGACTTCAGTCTGATGGATACCTACCGTAACTATATATCTGGTTTTCCACAGTATTTCGCTGGTGGTTGGAATGTAACCAATTACGCTGGTTCTAATTTCAGAGAAGATGATATGTCCCGTCGAGTTTGGGACCGCTATTATGAAATCAGTATCAAGAACCTTGTGGATGCCATCCACAATTCTGCTGACAAGGCAAACTTGAATGCGGCACTTCGTATCCACCGTGTCTATCTCACGGCAGTTTTGGCAGATACCTACGGTGACGTGCCTTGTTCGGAGGCAGGTCTGGGTTATATCTCAGGTATCTCCACCCCTAAGTATGATACCGTAGAGGAACTCTACAGCTGGTTCTTCGATGAACTTGACGCTTGCGAGAAGCAGCTTGGCACAGGTACCGACCACATTTCTGGTGATGTCACCAGCATGGGAGGTGATGTAGCTCAGTGGAAGAAGTATGCCAATGCACTCCGTATGCGCTATGCCATGCGCATTTCCGATGTTAATCCACAGAAGGCAAAGGAGGAGTTTGAGAAGGCTGTGGCTGCCGGTGCTATCGCCAGTGCAGCAGATGATGCTTATATCAAGTATGCTGATGCTCCATTTACCTATTATGATGGAGCCAACGATTACGATTTCCGTGCCAATGCCTTGGGAGAGATACTCTATGGTCAGGATGCCACATCGCCTACCATGGTATGCTCTACCTTGTTCTATCAGTTGCAGAATACCAACGACCCTCGTCTCTATCGCATCTGTCGCCACTATTACAACATCAAGCGTAGTCAGGTGAAGCCAGACAAGGAGCAGAACATCGACTTGACCGATGATTTCCTGGCTTACTTCCAGAGCAAGAACCTCGGTGAGGAGCCTTGCAACCCTGGTGCAGCCTGGTACACAGACTGGATGAATCCACCTACGTTGGATGACCTTCCTACTTTGAAGAAGTATGCAGAGATAGACGAGAACACTTATGCCAACTCTGATTATATAGCCCGAGCTAGTCGTCCTTGCCTGAACATCGACTTCGAGATGCCTTCTTGTCCTGGCGACTTGATGAGCTATGCTGAGGTAGAGTTCCTCAAGGCTGAGGCTGCCACCAAGGGTTGGAATGTAGGTGGTGGTGATGCTGAGAGTCACTACGAGGCTGGTGTTCGTGCCAGCATGGAGTTGCTCAACAACTACTATCTCACGTCCAACAAGATTTCTGAGGATGAGATCAATGAGTTCATTGCCAACAACAAGTTGGGTGACAATCCTAAGGAGACCATCAACACCCAGGCTTGGATTCTCCACATGATGAACCCTTCTGAGGGTTGGGCTAACATGCGCCGCTCTGACTATCCTGCCATCTTGAATCGTGACCGCTTGACCAAGAATGGTTTCACTTATACGGATTCCGATTGGTCAATGCCTGTCCGCTTGCAGTATCCTGAGTTGGAAGCTCAGTACAACAATGCCAACTACAAGGCTGCCATCGACCGCATGGGGGGTACCGACAACTGGCACAAGCGCCTCTGGTGGGACAAGGCTGATGTAAACCTTCAGCCAGACTTCAATCCTCCATTCGGAAAGGGATACAGTGAGTAGTGTTTAATGCTTAATGTTAAATGTTGAGTTTTATAGGACAATAAATAGAATAATTAATGATGAATAAGACAATGAAACAATATAAGGGAAAAGTCTTGAAGGCTATGATGATGCTCTTAGCCGTGGGTTTCGCACTGGCTGGTACATCTACCTTGTCTTCTTGCTCTTCTGACGATGATCCATATTTCACCGTCAGCGAAGATGACAATCCACGTATCTTGAACACCGACTTGGCTGATTCCAAGATAGACCGCAAGACTAATTATAAGTTGGAAATCAAGGTGACTCCTGTTCACTACACCACTGTGACATGGTTGCTCGATGGCAC
This genomic interval carries:
- a CDS encoding glycoside hydrolase family 5 protein, encoding MKRNFLKFSLFLIGVFTCLSCEASTLHSSNGSDGVGESIPTAQQWNKDVVGWNLGNEFECSAPGQDGESMQIGNPDGSIHAETAWGNPVVTKKMIQAVKKAGFNAIRIPIRWQCHITNAQAMSIDKAWIARIKEVVGWCLDNGLKVIINVHHEKWLEGRPTYQYKEENCQKLALLWMNIASEFANYDSRLAFAGTNEVHIRDNWGKPSAENLEVQNAYNQIFVDMVRATGGNNAKRHLILQTYVCNPWFGIENGDFIIPKDAEGNGNNYMSVEFHYYQPWSYAGDCTYDYWGDAYKDAGKIPAENEKTMTDFFDKAVNTWSNKGLGIVIGEWGVTDHYKSNSEKVHENMTYYCKFLTTEARKRGFSTFVWDNNYFGNGSEKYGIFDRFKSMKVNAPWILEGIFGKE
- a CDS encoding IS1380-like element IS612 family transposase; translated protein: MAKIQIKSEKLTPFGGIFSIMEKFDSMLSPVIDSTLGQRCSSIFGYQFSEIVRSLMSVYFCGGSCVEDVTSQLMRHLSYHPTLRTCSSDTILRAIKELTQENISYTSDQGKTYDFNTADKLNTLLINALVSTGELKEIEEYDVDFDHQFLETEKYDAKPTYKKFLGYRPGVYVIGDKIVYIENSDGNTNVRFHQADTHKRFFALLESQNIRVNRFRADCGSCSKEIVSEIEKHCKHFYIRANRCSSLYNDIFALRGWKTEEINGIQFELNSILVEKWEGKCYRLVIQRQRRNSGDLDLWEGEYTYRCILTNDYKSSTRDIVEFYNLRGGKERIFDDMNNGFGWSRLPKSFMAENTVFLLLTALIHNFYKTIMSRLDTKAFGLKKTSRIKAFVFRFISVPAKWIMTARQYVLNIYTENRAYAKPFKTEFG
- a CDS encoding IS1380 family transposase, which produces MAKIQIKSEKLTPFGGIFSIMEQFDALLAQTIDSTLGLRCTMFGYQYSEILRSLMCVYLCGGSCIEDVTTHLMKHLSLHPTLRTCSADTILRAIEELTFKSITYKSASGKSYDFNTADKMNCLLVNALLATGQLKSGQEYDFDFDHQFIETEKYDAKPTYKKFLGYSPGVAVINDMIVGIENRDGNTNVRFNQKETLERIFKRLEASEIYISRARMDCGSCSEEIVDMVEAHCRHFYIRANRCSSFYDSMFALTGWKTVEINGIEFELNSILVEKWKGKPYRLVIQRQRRIDGDLDIWEGEYTYRCILTNDYKSSARDIVEFYNLRGGKERIFDDMNNGFGWNRLPKSFMAQNTVFLLMTALIRNFYKAIMQRLKTHEFGLRATSRIKTFVFKFISVPAKWIKTSRRHVLNIYSDNNAYANLFKTDFG
- a CDS encoding SusD/RagB family nutrient-binding outer membrane lipoprotein, with the translated sequence MNNIIKKYIGKSSLMMAFALMATGTAMTSCSDDTLSNINTDKTKVNELDPNAQLTTALLQTYGDFSLMDTYRNYISGFPQYFAGGWNVTNYAGSNFREDDMSRRVWDRYYEISIKNLVDAIHNSADKANLNAALRIHRVYLTAVLADTYGDVPCSEAGLGYISGISTPKYDTVEELYSWFFDELDACEKQLGTGTDHISGDVTSMGGDVAQWKKYANALRMRYAMRISDVNPQKAKEEFEKAVAAGAIASAADDAYIKYADAPFTYYDGANDYDFRANALGEILYGQDATSPTMVCSTLFYQLQNTNDPRLYRICRHYYNIKRSQVKPDKEQNIDLTDDFLAYFQSKNLGEEPCNPGAAWYTDWMNPPTLDDLPTLKKYAEIDENTYANSDYIARASRPCLNIDFEMPSCPGDLMSYAEVEFLKAEAATKGWNVGGGDAESHYEAGVRASMELLNNYYLTSNKISEDEINEFIANNKLGDNPKETINTQAWILHMMNPSEGWANMRRSDYPAILNRDRLTKNGFTYTDSDWSMPVRLQYPELEAQYNNANYKAAIDRMGGTDNWHKRLWWDKADVNLQPDFNPPFGKGYSE
- a CDS encoding DUF4595 domain-containing protein, which produces MTEYYDIALNKNGYIVNMKTRSTDQSDNEENKGEAWFSYDSKGHLTKIASSGTDVYYEDGEKVTEKYSLEYNLSWSNGKLTQIVCNGSEDGEKFTDTATFEYGDNTYPNITKQWTDNYMADMIEDMEFLFYVGYFGVAGDYHPVSASQHDSDGETSTFKYSYEFNDDGSVKASKCKYNNSRYWTTDNYTYMSK
- a CDS encoding SusC/RagA family TonB-linked outer membrane protein; translated protein: MRKKTMFLGLLGAGLMWMPASAILAAQMNNAAMSVQQNQGIKGTVVDATGETLIGASVKVAGTTNGAVTDIDGNFTLNCKPGATLEVSYIGYKTMTVKAANGMKITMQEDGKALNEVVVTALGIKRDRKALGYGLEEVKGEELTKAKETNVINSLSGKVAGLVVQNTAGGASGSTRVLLRGNTEMAGNNQPLYVVDGVPLDNTNFGSAGEAGGYDLGDGISAINPDDIETMTVLKGPAASALYGSRASHGVILITTKKAEKDRISVEYNGSYTIDTQLAKWDDIQEIYGAGYNGELPNSSTSGTNASWGPKADDFMFKYFDGEERPFMMHPNNASGFFRTGFTTQNSAILSVNSGKTGMRFSVTDMRNKDILPNTNMSRDNFNLRVNTSAGPVDFDFTANYTREKVKNRPALGDSQSNVGKNLMTLAGTYDQAWLKHYEDADGNYSNWNGNDQYNKNPYWDLYKNSNTSDKDVFRFTGKAIWNINKHFKLQGTIGTDINSMNFEDFIAKTTPGTPAGKLTDQIFNNRTLNAEILALYNNSWGDFDVNATAGGNIFKVNNKTTTNIGLNQQMNGIKNIMNYQEQNTRESMYKKQISSLYASASLGYKHTYYLEGTLRGDKSSTLPTNNNTYVYPSVSGSLVFSEFIKNKKFINYGKIRASWAKVGSDTDPYLLALNYTTGKYSYSGYTIGMIANSTQPNKDLKPTMTGSYEVGLEMKFLNGRLGLDATYYNQNSKNQILSLASTITSGYAYRLINAGEIQNQGVEIALNARALQIKDFAWDLGVNFSKNTNKVKSLVDGMDYFELAKATWCGVSVGAQVGENYGAIRGHDFLYNDKGQVVVDAATGLPKIDQKVKTIGNSTWDWTGGFYSTFSYKNFRLSASFDVKVGADIYSMSMRSAYQTGKAKGTLAGREEWYTSEEARKASGMDLAAWRETGNCKGLVVEGVIDNGDGTYRKNDIAVNPEDYWKHVANGVQSAFVYDNSYVKCREITFGYTFPESILGKYVKGLTVSFVARNPFIVWKNIPNIDPDSSYNTSGLGLEYGSLPSRKSYGLNVNVKF